The following are encoded in a window of Candidatus Anstonellales archaeon genomic DNA:
- a CDS encoding methyltransferase domain-containing protein, whose amino-acid sequence MRKNKYNPHFPPILLRLKRGPQVLLPKDIGLILGFSGAGKNSRCLDAGSGSGFLAIALGNVCKSVVSYEWREDFFLLAQENVSRSGLKNVKIVKRNIFDGIKERNLDLITLDMANSDRIVGIAYKALKVGGFLVGYLPHAEQVQKFAFQCRLAGFSEVFTLESIVREYLAHDSGFRPQNMGLTHTAYLVFAKK is encoded by the coding sequence GTGAGAAAGAACAAATACAACCCGCACTTTCCACCAATTCTTTTGCGATTAAAGAGAGGCCCACAGGTCCTCCTACCAAAAGACATAGGCCTAATTCTGGGGTTTAGTGGTGCAGGCAAAAACAGCAGATGTCTCGATGCAGGTTCTGGAAGTGGCTTTCTTGCAATAGCCCTTGGAAACGTTTGTAAATCAGTTGTCTCCTATGAGTGGCGCGAAGATTTTTTCTTACTCGCACAAGAAAACGTCTCACGATCGGGATTAAAGAATGTAAAAATAGTGAAGAGAAATATATTTGATGGCATAAAGGAAAGAAACCTTGATTTAATCACTCTTGACATGGCCAATTCTGATAGGATAGTCGGAATAGCCTACAAAGCTCTCAAAGTTGGTGGCTTTCTTGTAGGCTATCTCCCCCATGCTGAACAGGTTCAGAAGTTCGCATTCCAATGCAGGCTTGCGGGCTTTTCAGAAGTCTTCACCCTCGAATCCATAGTTAGAGAATATCTCGCGCATGATTCAGGTTTCAGGCCTCAGAACATGGGCCTAACTCACACAGCCTACCTTGTATTTGCAAAAAAATAA
- a CDS encoding superoxide dismutase, which produces MKKFELPDLPYSYDALEPYISKQIMELHHKKHHLAYVNGANAAVDKLENSRKGKAEIDIKATLRDLSFNLSGHLLHKVFWQNMAPPSKSGGETPGGEVGDRIDENFGSFEAFKKEFSSAAKSVEGSGWAALILEPTSERLFVIQIEKHNLLSLPRQKPILVLDVWEHAYYLQYLNDRAKYVDNFWSIINWDDVSKRLEKCSNK; this is translated from the coding sequence ATGAAGAAATTTGAACTACCAGATTTGCCATATTCGTATGATGCTCTTGAACCATATATCTCAAAGCAAATAATGGAACTCCACCATAAGAAGCACCATCTAGCGTACGTAAACGGCGCAAACGCTGCTGTTGATAAGCTTGAAAATTCACGCAAGGGAAAAGCTGAGATTGACATTAAAGCAACCCTCAGGGACCTTTCATTCAATCTCTCCGGTCATCTTCTTCATAAAGTTTTTTGGCAAAATATGGCTCCACCTTCAAAAAGCGGAGGCGAAACTCCTGGGGGGGAAGTAGGAGACAGGATAGACGAAAATTTTGGCTCATTTGAAGCTTTCAAAAAAGAATTCTCTTCAGCTGCAAAATCAGTTGAGGGAAGCGGCTGGGCTGCACTAATACTTGAGCCTACCTCCGAGCGCTTATTTGTTATTCAGATTGAAAAGCACAATCTTCTATCCCTTCCGCGCCAAAAGCCAATTTTGGTTCTGGACGTGTGGGAGCATGCATACTATCTTCAATATCTAAATGACAGAGCAAAATATGTTGACAATTTCTGGTCTATAATAAACTGGGACGATGTAAGCAAAAGACTCGAGAAATGCTCCAATAAATAG
- a CDS encoding cupredoxin domain-containing protein has protein sequence MKITIALSLVFLSLLSMLLLGCTQVSERSQPASQQTNNLEKENTGSASSDKTAGETLQQQNSEPQAPETHIVRMEDGGYTPSTLTIKKGDTVIFINYGTRPNWPASANHPTHEVYPEGGGCISSAFDACRGLLPGENFTFVFNKIGEWGYHNHLQPTSRGKIIVQQ, from the coding sequence ATGAAAATCACAATTGCTCTATCACTGGTCTTCCTTTCTCTTCTCTCCATGCTTCTTCTTGGCTGCACGCAAGTATCAGAGAGAAGCCAGCCAGCATCTCAACAAACAAACAACCTCGAGAAAGAAAACACAGGTTCAGCTTCTTCTGATAAGACCGCTGGTGAGACCCTCCAGCAACAAAATTCTGAGCCACAAGCACCTGAAACTCATATTGTAAGGATGGAAGATGGGGGATACACTCCTTCTACTCTCACAATTAAGAAAGGAGATACTGTAATCTTTATAAATTATGGAACAAGGCCAAACTGGCCTGCAAGTGCAAACCATCCTACCCATGAGGTATATCCAGAAGGAGGAGGATGCATATCAAGTGCATTTGATGCGTGTAGAGGGCTATTACCAGGAGAAAACTTTACCTTTGTCTTTAACAAGATAGGCGAATGGGGTTATCACAATCACTTACAGCCAACTTCAAGAGGAAAAATAATAGTTCAGCAATAG